A stretch of the Lonchura striata isolate bLonStr1 chromosome 15, bLonStr1.mat, whole genome shotgun sequence genome encodes the following:
- the HNRNPA0 gene encoding heterogeneous nuclear ribonucleoprotein A0: MENSQLCKLFIGGLNVQTTEAGLREHFAAYGTLTDCVVVLNPQTKRSRCFGFVTYSAVEEADAAMAASPHAVDGNAVELKRAVSREDSAKPGAHAKVKKLFVGGLKGDVGEGDLVQHFSQFGPVEKAEIIADKQSGKKRGFGFVYFQNHDAADKAAVVKFHPIQGHRVEVKKAVPKEDIQAGGGGGGSSRPSRGGRGGRGRGGGGSGNRDHNGLSKGGGGYNSYGGYGGGGGGGYGSYGSGSYGGGGGGGGGDYGNGYGGFGSYSQHQSSYGPMKSGGGGGGGGGSWGGRSNSGPYRGGYGGGGYGGGSF; the protein is encoded by the coding sequence ATGGAGAACTCGCAGCTGTGCAAGCTGTTCATCGGCGGGCTGAACGTGCAGACCACGGAGGCCGGGCTGCGGGAGCACTTCGCGGCCTACGGCACCCTCACCGACTGCGTGGTCGTGCTCAACCCGCAGACCAAGCGCTCCCGGTGCTTCGGCTTCGTCACCTACTCGGCGGTGGAGGAGGCGGACGCCGCCATGGCCGCGTCGCCCCACGCGGTGGACGGGAATGCGGTGGAGCTGAAGCGGGCCGTGTCCCGGGAGGACTCGGCCAAGCCCGGCGCTCACGCCAAGGTGAAGAAGCTCTTCGTGGGCGGCCTCAAAGGGGACGTGGGCGAAGGGGACCTGGTGCAGCACTTCAGCCAGTTCGGCCCCGTGGAGAAGGCCGAGATCATCGCCGACAAACAGAGCGGGAAAAAGCGCGGCTTCGGTTTCGTCTACTTCCAGAACCACGACGCGGCCGATAAGGCGGCCGTGGTCAAGTTCCACCCGATCCAGGGCCACCGAGTGGAGGTCAAGAAGGCCGTGCCCAAGGAGGACATCCAggcgggcggggggggcggCGGCTCTTCCAGGCCCTCCCggggaggcagaggaggaaggggccggggcggcggcggctccggcaaCCGGGATCACAACGGGCTTTCCAAAGGAGGCGGCGGCTACAACAGCTACGGCGGCTACGGCGGGGGAGGAGGCGGCGGGTACGGCTCCTATGGCAGCGGTTCCTAcggaggcggcggcggagggGGAGGCGGAGACTACGGCAACGGGTACGGCGGGTTCGGCAGCTACAGCCAGCACCAGTCCTCCTACGGCCCCATGAAGAGCGgcggaggaggtggaggagggggCGGCAGCTGGGGGGGCCGCAGTAACAGTGGACCGTACAGAGGAGGCTATGGTGGGGGAGGCTACGGGGGCGGCTCTTTCTGA